The candidate division WOR-3 bacterium sequence GGGAATATCCCTTTCCGGTGGTGCGGATGAATCGCCGGGTGCCCCTTTGGCGAAGACCTTGGGATTATATTCAGCAGATTCGCCATTATGGATCGGACGTGGATGCAATCTATGCCAATGGGATTTTTTGGGAAACGGCACTGGCAAATCGGGGGTTGCACAAGCCCTTGGTGATTAAGGTGGTTGGCGATCCCGCTTGGGAGCGATCGACGAATCGAGGCTGGGTGCAGGACAATTTTGAGCAGTTTCAGCAGCAGAAATATGGGCTGAAAGTAGAAGCACTCAAGTGGATGCGTTCTTGGAGTGTCCGACAAGCCGATCGCATTATTGTTCCAAGTTGCTATTTGGCTCGCTGGGTGGCGGGGTGGGGGGTGAATCAAGACCAGATTTCCGTTATTTATAATGCGGTCAAGCCGTTCCCCGGAATTCAGCCAGCTGATATGCCATTGACCACATCGATCAAGGTGGTGACGGTGGGACGACTGATTCCTTTGAAACAGGTGGATAAAATTATTGAGGCGATCGCACCTTTTGAGCAAGTCGGATTGGTGGTGATTGGCGATGGGCCGGAACGCCGCAGTTTGGCAGAATTAACAGAAAACTTGAATATCCGCGATCGGGTTTATTTTGCCGGACAACGCTCTCAAAGCGAAACGCTGGCCTTGATGGCAGCCTCGGATCTTTTTGTGCTTTATTCCACCCACGAAGGTTTGCCCCATGTGGTACTCGAAGCGATGAGTCTAGGATTGCCCGTGGTGGCAACCGCCGTCGGCGGAACCCCAGAATTAGTGCGAGATGGGGACAACGGACTCTTAACCGATCCCCAAAACCATCACCACCTAGGGAAAATTCTGGCTGAATTAATCCCATCCCACTCACTAAGACAGCGCCTTGCTTTAGGGGCCAAGCGAACGATGAAAGAATTTAGCTTAGACCGAATGGTAGAAGACTGTGCAACATTG is a genomic window containing:
- a CDS encoding glycosyltransferase family 4 protein, coding for MKLLLITGIFPPDIGGPATYVPQMAKALTQRGHEVRVLTTSEPENLAHDDREYPFPVVRMNRRVPLWRRPWDYIQQIRHYGSDVDAIYANGIFWETALANRGLHKPLVIKVVGDPAWERSTNRGWVQDNFEQFQQQKYGLKVEALKWMRSWSVRQADRIIVPSCYLARWVAGWGVNQDQISVIYNAVKPFPGIQPADMPLTTSIKVVTVGRLIPLKQVDKIIEAIAPFEQVGLVVIGDGPERRSLAELTENLNIRDRVYFAGQRSQSETLALMAASDLFVLYSTHEGLPHVVLEAMSLGLPVVATAVGGTPELVRDGDNGLLTDPQNHHHLGKILAELIPSHSLRQRLALGAKRTMKEFSLDRMVEDCATLLETYNHR